The stretch of DNA ATatcaatatataaattttactcTGAATATGTatctataaatatatatatatatatatatgcttactatatttataatacaaaGTAAAAagtatttgtatatttttgatatatttttttaaagtaccagaaaataaaactaaattaatgtgaaaaaaaatttactctatcatattttattatatattcaatTTTTCCTTATTCTACTTgaattttgaatttttttttttcataatttttttaaaaatttttattgttcgtgtttttttttttatttgaaaaattgTTTCTAAGCATCTCCTATTAAGAATTGTTCTCttttatttaactttttttctgAACTTTTATGttagtaatatttttttttttttctggtgaaaattttttattaaataagaCAAGTGAATAATATGTAtagaaataatgaaaaattaccaaaaaaaattatctaaaaaacatgcaaataaatattattccATCAGCAAACAAAATGCAGACAAATATTAAGGGTGTTTTATTACCTAACAAGGAAGaatttatatattgtttAAAAATGCTAGATAATCTTGGATTCTATGATGGTTAgaatatatgaaatatattttatttaattttttttatttataacaaaaaatatcatGATTAacccattttttttttttttttctaaaatatagaaatggTTTCATCTATTAAATCTTCTAATgtagaaaattataatttaaactACAAAGAATCATTATTAATGGTGcttaattttcatatattttatatattcttccTAAATATATTCAATTTCTAAGAAGaaaactgaaaaaaaaaaaatatatatatatatatgtatcattttattatatttataatgcattttatatttctgaactatataaaacaaatgagaagttataaataaataatatttattaaaaaagcaTGTATACacacatttatatatatatatatatatttgtttacttattttttttcaatatttatgatacaaaataaagtaattaacaaataaaaaacttttattacgattacatttttattaatactactgtaatttcttttttgtaattaaaagtaaattgatataaataatattgaataaaaaattgtgtGTTATAGAGTTCAATAATGActtaaaaacaaaatgtaagactaaatatatttaaatgaaaatttctTCTTAGGGATCTTCTTTTAAGAATGCTTTGAATGTTAAAAGAAAGGAAAAGACAATAgttgaaaatataatatcaAATGAAAAATCTAGAGAGCAAGAAAAAGCTTGTGCAGAATTGCTAAAATCCAAACTAAATAAAGATATGAGAACCATTGAAAAAACTGCATACattatcattaaaataaaatgtatcCCCAGAACAACTGATGAtgtaaaaattcttttttttttttttctacataatagaaaaaaataaaaattatcataaaaatgaaaataaatgatttaaatttaCTTGATTACATTTttgtaataaattttttatattgtaaaaagaagaatttatttatgatattataaatttatacttccctcaaaatattatatatttctgttttattattttaatttagaaaattctATTGTTTTACTATCATTTATTGGGAGATATTATGAGATATTCTGCAGATACATTTCATAATAtagagaagaaaaaattacatgAAAAAAGCTTGCAAGCATATTCTTTCGCCTTAAGAATTGCaaacaaaataaagataCCCCCTTCTAGTCCAACAATGTTAGAACTTTTAGTTAGTTTATCaggttaatatatataatagcgcatatttaaaaaaaaaaaatttaacatttttttcttttgaaattttttatagttCTTCATAAAGATATGGATAAAGATACAAATTTTGCTATAGAAATGGCAGCACAAGCATTTAGAGAAGCCATTCAAAATATGCATCTTCTAGAGTAATATATGaaattacatatttatataaagatgttttaaaaataattacattTTCAAAGATtacaataatttataataaatatttaagtacatataatttatcaatatctaaaatattttgtttataatttcttattctacttcatatttattttattattgaaataaaaataagattaataagtgttataaaaattatattaatgattattttttttttttcagaaatGACGATGAATGCTCCAAAACAATTGGTATATTAGGTCTATTAAGGGATAACATAAATAAGTGGTGTAAAAGtaagtttttctttttttttagtaatacaaaaaagttgctatacataataatattataattttttttttttttttttttgaaatctaaaatatgattttttctaaatacatttttattttatatagttAGCGGaagaaaaaatgtaaatgctttatttgaaataaaaggagaaaattttgataaatataaaaatattatgaacAGCATTCATacataaatgaagaaaaaaatttaacaaaaCAAAAACTTTACACAACTACTTTTAGAAATATTTAgattaattttacttttttgttCTTTCATTTTGTCCATATTTCCTATTAAATGTATcccatttttttattttgatataattcttaattttataaataattaataaaatgaatttattttaatttttttcactaTATCTACAAAGAAGCTAATTataatgttttttatttatttctttaatatcCTATAAAATATCTTTCTTTAATCttaatttaactttttttttgtaacaaATTTTTTCAATAACTAAAAATATGTGTACattataatatgaataacTCTAAATAAAACTATTCAATTATTttgtttcctttttttttttctgaatatACTTCTatacattttaaaattaaaaaaaaaaattatctaatTTCTCCTCTAAATGCTTTAAAGAATTTGCCACaacttataaaattatataaaaaaatatattttacttcaatatatacaatataaattataattttttaaaatgcaatttcaataaaaatatatgaaatgtaaaatatattttttttttttttatgcaaattttgtatttcttataaaaaataaaagcattaaataataataataataataataataaaaaggaattatattttaaactttacaaaaaaaaaagaaggtATACATGTCTATTAGTATTATAAATGGtatttacaaatatatatttataaagtcAAAGAAATGTTCTATAtgatatatttcattaaagagaatatatatttttaaaaaacaaaaaaaataagataaaatacaatacaattatatatatatatataaatgaaactAAGATAAAAAAGGAGAAAGAATTATAATTCTAATTTGCAtataatatttctatatttttctcataaatgtattattaatgtaaatatatgttAAGTATACATAAACATATTATTCCTCTTCATTTCTATATTCTGGGGGTATCCAATCAATAGGATTTACATCAGCATTTCTATATCTAACTGCTCTTCTAGCTTCAAGATACTGAGAAAAAGCATGATGATCAATTTCTCCACCATAATAATGCCAATGAAAGTGCTTGTAATATTCATCAGGATCGATTGAAACTTCTAATGGTTcaaatttttgtatatacATCGTAAAAGCAAAAATTGGTAAAACAGTAGCTACTATTGAACCAactaaaagaaataaaaattggaATTGGCCTAAAGTTGCCTTTAAAATTTGTTTATATgtaaaatgttttaaataatctttattgttaaaaaaagtaaCTAATTCGTCAGGTGTCATTGAATGAATAGATGGGCCTGCCCAATTACCATATTGATAACCAGTTTCTTTTATTGTTcttgttttaaaaatatctaCCCATGGATAACTATGAACTTTTCTTGGATCTAGACCATTATATAATCTTGGTGCATTCCCTGCCTTGGGAATCTTAAACATTTCAGAAGTGGGATAATAAGATTGTAATGTTGCATTTGCaaacaaatattttattttacttcttGATATTGCCATTATTCATAATATTCTTAAATaaactttttaatattattgaaataagtctattttttcaattattcttaatatttttactcTTTCTTTAATATTCCCTATcactatatttatatttcctattatttgatatataattatttatctcTTTTTATCTATGTATCTTTAATGAGCacttttttgaaaattattttctactaaatttatttttaatttactatATACGTTATAATAAAAACCTattatttttgataaatttCATACAATTACCTGAAAAAATGTTCAtactatttaaataatttcttattaatttatatttattgtcagataatatcttcttttctGTAATTTCAATTAAGTAGGatcataaaaaatgttttagccggtaaaaaaaaaaaaaataaataaaatagtggaaaaaaataattcataaaataatagtgtttaaatatactttttattgtaattttctaaagtatattttaacatttttatttttatttttacttttatctttatttttttatttaatttgttctcatttttatttttattttgttttcatttttatttttatttttattttgtttttattttatttttttcaatgaatatataaaacatgCACTACTTATATtgcataaaaatttaattatttatatatattaataaatatatataatttacaccattttatagaaaataaaaatttaagttcTGCTTCATTccaaatttaattattttaaatggtctttaaaaaaattaaaaaaattattataaaatgagtttattttattattttaagaaatattaaacaaattttttttatatatttcattttaaaaattataatttctaaattatgaaaagaaaatttataaaatcgAACtcttcatataaaaaaaaaattgatttatataaaaaattccttcttttttatatagcataaattaataaagagataaaataaaacagtGAAGTAAATTCTTCtcaaattaaattataacttaatgaattctttatatatattttactcaaaaaataaagaaatattattatttttttattattctttaaaattataagtcaaattataaaaaagtgtCATAACCTAAGTTTTAAgagttatatataaaataaaaatggaaaaaaaaaatcaataaaaactaattctaattagaatatatattttaaaacatattttattttgtaagtatttttgtttaatacatgggaaaaatataataaaaaagaaaaaagcgttacatattatatgtattttgctttaatttaaagaaaagcgcctataaattatttataagatAAATGTAATTATCCTATGATTAATTGTATCTATATATGTAcagttttaaaatatttccaaattaaaaattcatttgtGAAATAACACAAAATTTACATtagttattttaataataatttattttatttatttcattagcATATAGAATAAATATTAAGGGCATtcctataaaaaaatattaaaaaaataaagttactttaaattgtttttttatagggtatgtatattattttttattacctaataaaatattagacCAAAATATTACATTTCCTATtggtttatttttataaaagttcTCCCCTAACCATGAAAGTGGGAATTGTAAAaacatcaaaaaaaataaataaaatttacatGTATGAAAACAAgctatctatatatatatatatatataaaaaaaaaaaaaagaaatatgagAAAAATTCACATTATTCAATTTgcttgttatatatatatatttattattataagataatttaattatattattagtatatatttttattcaccATTAATAATTCGTGAAAAATTGCTGAAACCAGATAAGTTAAGATACATgctttaaatttatttagctgccaaaaaaaaaaaagaaaagtagAAAATGGAATATCAATGAAttgaattataatatatactgaatttttagtaaatattctatttataataaaaaattgtttgTAAATTGTATTgttgaaatttttatatcttgttttatttatataaaatttatcgTAATCGTTTAgtaataaaagtatataaaaatttatataaccttataattattttttgccACTAAATAAACATGCTTAAACAACCAAGCTTGAACAACGTTATTCCATTTTCTTGAAAACTCGTACCATATTGTACTATTCCACCAATccttataaaataataaatagatatgtaatatatttaaattatataatatgtaTTTGAATAAATAATCATTTATATACTTGGTAAAATTCCCTTTCTCCAAATTTCGTTATTTCAGCAAATAAATTACAAATGCACtcaaatattaaataaaaggaTGAGAGAAAAATTACTAAACATGGGAATATTAAtctataaaaaacaaaaataaacttTTGAATTAACAATAAttacatttttcttttaaatatatatatatatatatatgtttttcaCCTTATTACTGCttcaaaaaatgatatattatttatgcGATATACAGTTGGTGCAATGAAAACAGTGTATGTCGTATATTCTATAAtctaatataaataagatgtcatatttcaaaataaaagaagaattttaatgtgtaaaaataaaataataaatatatatatatatatatatacataccaCAGTCAATAACAAACATATAATCTTTTgagtaaaatatttaagtctaaattttttaattctattaaaaaaaaaagaattaaatcataaaaaattcttcattcttaatttttttttttctataattattttaaaaaaattggaaaccttttgaaattaaatttatatattaaagaagggcatatcataaaatttatataattctttatatttagctataaatagaaaaataataataaatattatattacagaacaaaaataataggtaaaataaaacatcataatttataaattataaataattttttgaagttacatttttataattaacaaGATTATCATTTGGATTTCTTTTAGTATATTCTAAatttgtaaataaataagAGTGCatctacaaaaaaataaaaatatacacataaaataatcatatattaaaaaaaaaaaagaaaaaaaagaaaaagttaatataaattatttttatagtaCAATATCTCCTAAATATTATTGAatctaatataaataaatatttcaaatatatatatttttaaataataagaaattaaaaatttactttcataaaaaatatgtaagaTATTGAAATGACAAATCCACATGGAATAACTGTAaacctatatatatatatatatataaaattctctatttcattatatataaatatatacatatatatttatatttatttaatacttAATATATATGCAACTAAGAAaagtaaatattattatccaTATTTCTGAAAAACTTTGTAAAATTAGTAGTGTTGatatagaaatttttttatttctatataaataatatataaaatatgttctaaaaaaaaaaaaagaaaaaaatattaataaaactaattgaacaaatataataattttgatgTGCAGAtttgtaatatattttatatatatatgtttatatttttttttcttttttttttttatctacatgaaagaaaatagaaatattttaagacatagaaaaatctaaaaaaaaaataagaataaataaataaataaaataggtgattttatttatatttcacaattttaatttttatttattacaaataaaggaaattttataaacattgattttaaaaactaaaaaaaaaaaaaataagataatagaataaaaaaatgaaaaaaagaatttcttgaaaaattattttgtatgctacaaatttttattatattgaaaaaaagaagaaataatttttttttatttctatttttatttttaaaatactgAAGTATCTAGAAAGTATCCCTTTTCCAAAAAATTAACAACTGGAATAATcaaagagaaaaataaacCTACATTaactaaagaaaaaatttattatatattttttttttatccaactattttatttaaaaatataatttttattaattttaataaatattatttttttttaattttattcattttttaattacttaTTAAATTACTAAATCCATATAAGTTCGAAGACATAATAGGGGAGTTTTTATCGCATATATCTAGTTGAGAGGGAGTATATAAATTTCCCTGATTTTTCTCATTCTCTTTAtttacttcatttttttcttgttcatttaattttttattgaacttattatcattttttattctaaCATATAATTTACTATTACAAAATTTTGGTACTATTTCACTTATAGTATTAGGTTGcacatttattttcattttttcaaaaattatatatataaacaagtTACACAATgtgttatttatttattataaaaattgcattttttttttttatttttaagaaaatgatgaaaacaGACTCTTtagattatattttataaaaaaaaaaaaaaaagcaaatttaataattattatattaaaatatggcaaaaaaaaaaaaaaaaaaataaaataattctcAAGATTCAAACTACCTAGAGTATTTTATTCACTTACTAGCAGTATGCTTACTTTATTACATGCTTTTAAATTtgttcttaaaaaaaaaattaaataaataaatagaaCAAAAAGTTtgaaatgtaataaaaaaaaaaaaaaaaaaagccaaaaaaaaggaaaatattacatagtatataaaatatgtagTCTCactttgaaaaaaaaaaaaatctcttAGAAACTGTTAGGCATTTTTTTCTGTATTTtctcatttatattttaattaaaattgaGTGAAACCTAGAGAACTTACAACTTTTGGTAGTAAACTTAAAGATAAttgtttataatttttctcattttttaattattgtaAGAAACCAACGAGACatataaaaacattaaaacagtaataaaaaaaaatagagaattaatcaaaattaaatatttaaaaaaaaaaggactATCGGGTACAAAGAATTactaaaatgaaataataaataaaaaatcagaGAAAcgtatttattaattatttataacacttactaatattttaaataaataacgtttttttttttttttaaatgaaactTACAAGACTCTAGACCTATTTtagaatagaaaaaatatagtattttttattaatttaaaattttaataattttcctttataatataaaaataaataaatacatatattttaataattcataaaataaaatccaATGAATTACAATtttaataacataaaaaaaattaaaatgaaagaaaagtTAGGAAATATCTATGAAATAatgattaaattttttatattaaattaaaaaatacatttgctgttatttaatatttcatgcacaatattaaaaattattttcttaaacaataatattataaaattttaaatatattatataataaaaaagaataagtaaaaCTTTGagaattttttctaaatttatgTTATCCTtacaatttaaaatttagaGAATTTTTAGATGaaagaataatattaaattttaatgagaaaaatatattattatataaatctatatttatttttaatactattttaaataataatttttaaaaattcttgaATAGGATGAAATAGAATGTGATGCCATATTTTCAAgttatttctatttattatatatatatttgtctTAACTCTCCATATAGTATTTTCGTAATTTTATTCTTGcctctttattttttcttatttttatatataaacgcaaaatagaaaatatgtATTGTTTTTTCGTCTTTTTATACATTAGTTTAAAAATGGATTACTTAAGAAAAGGGAGAATTGCTTAAATACAGTatagtaatttttataaataatgtattctaaaaatattatgtaaataaaGATATCTCAAAactaattaaattttaatatgtataaaaaataaaaaaaaaacaaagaaaGTTATATTTGGAAAGACAAAAAAGTATTagataaagttatttttttttcatcttattttattactattttttttttttgttcaaaAGTGctgattaaaaatattaagtaattacaaaaaagttatattgaaaagagaaaaaaaaaaagaattagataaattatttacgaaaaataataaagatataaacacttattaaataaataaaattattttaagcTCAAAAAAATCTATGTGAAAAACAAACTATTAtagttaatattttttagtatatatatatatataattttataaaataaaatctttgtataaaaatatatattttataataaatataataatttaaaaaaaaccaAAAATTAAAggctaaaaatatattttctttttttttttttaaatatagtaataatattataataattctgACTTCAAAAACactttaaattattctcATTCTATAtcaaatatttatttcaagataaaaaaaaaaaaaacctgaattttattctttaaatttttctaagaaaaaataaacaatataaaaaaaaaaattctttacacttttttttttataagtaaacaccccttttttatttcataattttttcagTAAAATAGGAAATATGTAAGagtaaataattatttaaaagaatacaTACAATAattatacatttaaaaagtatttaacaaaaataattaaaataaatgaatatatatttctaaaaataactaaaatatataattttaaaatattaaactaaaaaaaatagggaacaaaaaaaaaaaaaaaatcaaaatattaaaattaagatattaataaaaaaaaaaaaaaaaatatatatatatatatataacttataaaaaaaatataaattgatTCAAAGAAAAGGTATAAGTATtacaaaaagataaaaatgttaGAAGCAAAGTTAAATAATGCatctattttaaaaaaattatttgaatgTATCAAAGATTTAGTAAATGATGCAAATGTTGATGCTGATGAAACTGGGTTAAAATTACAAGCATTAGATGGAAATCATGTATCCTTAGTTAGTTTACATTTATTAGATTCTGGTTTTTCACATTATAGATGTGACCGTGAAAGAGTTTTAGGTGTTAATATTGCATCATTAAATAaagtttttaaattatgttCCGCTAATGAATCTGTTGTTATATCTAGTAAAGATGATGAAGACAAtcttaattttgtatttgaAAATAACAAGGAAGACAAAGTCACAAacttttctttaaaattaatgtCAATTGAATTAGATTCATTAAATATACCTGACTGTGAAGAAGGCTTTGATGCAGAAGTAGAGTTAAGTAGTAAAGAATTAactaatatttttagaaatttaTCTGAATTCTCAGATACTGTCTTTATTGAAATAGATTCAAATAGCATTAAATTTACAACAAAAGGATTAGTAGGGGATGCTGAAGTTGCATTAAAACCAAGAGACTCAACAAGCGAAGATGACATAGGAGTTAatataaaatcaaaaaaaaaaattaaacagtCATTTgctattaaatatttaaatttattctcAAAATCTAACATTTTGTCAGATGTTGTTACTCTGGGATTAAGTGATAGTAGACCAATTGAATTTAGGtatgaaataaaagatacTTCACCTGACGCAGATACTTTAAAAATAGGTtttgttaaatttttcttagCACCGAAAATGGATGACGATATGGATAATAAAGAttaaagtatatttttttacatttttttttttttaataatacttctaatatatatatttattaaaaatatctttttaataatcatttaaacatatatatagatcaataaataatattaacttttttttttatttataatattttaagctttaaaaatattttaaccactttttttattacattattaattgaaaatagactacaataaaataaacttatgtgaacaataaaaataattttaaataataaaaaaaaaaaaaaaataaataaataaataaataaaaaataatagaaatatataaaatatataaaatatgcaAATAAACTAgtaaatgtataaaaaaataaaataaataaaattcagTAGCATAAACAGTACATATATAATTctgtaatataattaaaacttCTATGTTGCAGTATACTtgaaatgtaaaaaaagttgaaaattacaaaataaaGTTTAAATAACTTCATATAAATCTTaaagttaaaattatttttatatatataaactattattattgatatttttcatgagaaaatatatatttttaaaattgttttaaGTCTTGttcttctttttatttttgaaatacaAACaacattttaataatatttcaattttttttataattttt from Plasmodium relictum strain SGS1 genome assembly, chromosome: 11 encodes:
- a CDS encoding acyl CoA:diacylglycerol acyltransferase, putative; protein product: MKINVQPNTISEIVPKFCNSKLYVRIKNDNKFNKKLNEQEKNEVNKENEKNQGNLYTPSQLDICDKNSPIMSSNLYGFSNLIINVGLFFSLIIPVVNFLEKGYFLDTSMHSYLFTNLEYTKRNPNDNLVNYKNLNIKNYINFMICPSLIYKFNFKRIKKFRLKYFTQKIICLLLTVIIEYTTYTVFIAPTVYRINNISFFEAVIRLIFPCLVIFLSSFYLIFECICNLFAEITKFGEREFYQDWWNSTIWYEFSRKWNNVVQAWLFKHVYLVAKNNYKIACFHTCKFYLFFLMFLQFPLSWLGENFYKNKPIGNVIFWSNILLGMPLIFILYANEINKINYY
- a CDS encoding 14-3-3 protein, putative codes for the protein MQTNIKGVLLPNKEEFIYCLKMLDNLGFYDEMVSSIKSSNVENYNLNYKESLLMGSSFKNALNVKRKEKTIVENIISNEKSREQEKACAELLKSKLNKDMRTIEKTAYIIIKIKCIPRTTDDKILLFYYHLLGDIMRYSADTFHNIEKKKLHEKSLQAYSFALRIANKIKIPPSSPTMLELLVSLSVLHKDMDKDTNFAIEMAAQAFREAIQNMHLLENDDECSKTIGILGLLRDNINKWCKISGRKNVNALFEIKGENFDKYKNIMNSIHT
- the PCNA gene encoding proliferating cell nuclear antigen, putative; amino-acid sequence: MLEAKLNNASILKKLFECIKDLVNDANVDADETGLKLQALDGNHVSLVSLHLLDSGFSHYRCDRERVLGVNIASLNKVFKLCSANESVVISSKDDEDNLNFVFENNKEDKVTNFSLKLMSIELDSLNIPDCEEGFDAEVELSSKELTNIFRNLSEFSDTVFIEIDSNSIKFTTKGLVGDAEVALKPRDSTSEDDIGVNIKSKKKIKQSFAIKYLNLFSKSNILSDVVTLGLSDSRPIEFRYEIKDTSPDADTLKIGFVKFFLAPKMDDDMDNKD